From Virgibacillus natechei, the proteins below share one genomic window:
- the ilvN gene encoding acetolactate synthase small subunit, which produces MKRIITATVQNRSGVLNRITGMLNKRQFNIDSITVGNSETEGIAKMTFVVEVSDPQKLEQLTKQLNKQIDILKVSDITDKAMVARELALIRVGGNGQSRTEIQGVIAPFRASVIDLSKDSLTVQVTGKPDKVDALITLLRPYGIKELTKTGVTAFLRGQQPQQVTEINSFSV; this is translated from the coding sequence ATGAAGCGTATTATAACAGCTACTGTTCAGAATCGAAGTGGTGTTCTGAACCGGATTACAGGGATGCTTAACAAGCGGCAGTTCAATATCGACAGTATTACCGTTGGAAATTCGGAAACAGAAGGCATAGCCAAAATGACATTTGTTGTGGAAGTCAGCGATCCTCAGAAACTAGAACAATTGACGAAGCAATTAAACAAACAAATAGATATTTTAAAAGTATCGGATATTACAGACAAAGCAATGGTCGCCAGGGAGCTCGCTCTCATAAGAGTTGGTGGCAATGGGCAGTCACGTACTGAAATCCAGGGGGTAATAGCACCATTTCGTGCATCGGTTATCGACCTGAGTAAAGACAGTCTAACGGTACAGGTGACAGGGAAACCGGATAAGGTGGACGCGTTAATCACCTTACTGCGGCCTTATGGAATAAAAGAGCTCACGAAAACAGGGGTCACTGCTTTTTTAAGAGGCCAACAGCCACAGCAGGTAACAGAAATTAACTCATTTTCAGTGTAA